In the Candidatus Electrothrix sp. GW3-4 genome, one interval contains:
- a CDS encoding bifunctional aldolase/short-chain dehydrogenase: MQSLWNEQEAEACESELELRVYSSRLLGRDSSLVLHGGGNTSVKIKEKNIVGAEEEILYIKGSGWDLETIEAEGFAPVRLQPMIKLAALDSLTDPQMVNELKTQLTRANAPAPSVETILHAVLPFRYVDHTHADAVVTITNTADGSQRIKEIYGDQVVVIPYVMPGFDLARDVARIFAEQAGPQTIGMVLLHHGVFSFADSAQKSYERMIQLVDMAERYLVSHDAWELEPPAENTFACDQLNRLEVAQLRQSVSEKAGRPMILRVTKSARGLSFVQRDDLGEISQQGPATPDHVIRTKAVPMLGRDVASYAQQYRAYFHTHEPAAKERKTMLDPAPRLILDQDLGLCCLGKSAKDVAIVHDIYEHTMECILRAEKLGGWQALPPDDLFDMEYWDLEQAKLAKGGAPPLFTGEVVLITGAASGIGKACVDSFLQRGAAVVGLDIDERIAGVSSARGFLGIQCDLTDEGQVQKALDLAVCRFGGLDMLVLNAGMFPASTTVAELSLEVWHKVMAVNLEANLVLLRECYPLLKCAPGKGRVVVVGSKNVPAPGPGAGAYSASKAALTQLMRVAALEWGRDGIRINALHPNAVFDTGIWTDEVLEARAGHYGLSVQQYKTNNLLGVEVLSRQVAELASEMCGLLFACTTAAQLPVDGGNERVV; this comes from the coding sequence ATGCAGAGTTTATGGAATGAGCAAGAGGCTGAGGCCTGTGAAAGCGAACTTGAGCTACGAGTGTACTCTTCACGTCTATTAGGGCGAGATTCCTCTTTGGTTCTGCATGGCGGGGGCAATACCTCAGTCAAGATCAAAGAGAAAAACATTGTAGGTGCAGAGGAGGAGATCCTCTATATTAAAGGGAGTGGTTGGGACCTGGAGACTATCGAAGCAGAAGGCTTTGCCCCGGTGCGTTTGCAGCCCATGATTAAGTTGGCAGCCTTAGATTCTCTGACAGATCCGCAAATGGTCAACGAGTTGAAGACCCAGCTGACCCGCGCCAATGCCCCGGCCCCCTCGGTGGAAACGATCCTGCATGCAGTCTTGCCGTTTCGCTATGTCGATCATACCCATGCCGATGCTGTGGTGACCATTACCAATACGGCTGATGGATCCCAGCGTATTAAGGAAATCTATGGCGATCAGGTGGTGGTGATTCCTTATGTCATGCCGGGCTTTGATCTGGCCCGTGATGTTGCCCGTATCTTTGCCGAACAGGCTGGGCCGCAGACCATCGGTATGGTGTTGCTGCATCATGGCGTCTTCTCCTTTGCTGATTCGGCCCAGAAGTCCTATGAGCGGATGATTCAGTTGGTCGATATGGCGGAGCGTTATCTCGTTAGCCATGATGCCTGGGAGCTGGAGCCGCCAGCTGAAAATACGTTCGCTTGCGACCAGCTTAACCGTCTTGAGGTCGCACAGTTGCGCCAGTCTGTCTCTGAGAAGGCGGGCAGGCCTATGATCCTGCGGGTGACCAAGAGTGCCCGTGGGCTTTCTTTTGTTCAGCGTGATGACCTGGGGGAGATTTCCCAGCAGGGGCCAGCAACCCCGGATCATGTGATCCGGACCAAAGCGGTGCCCATGCTCGGCCGTGATGTGGCAAGCTATGCGCAGCAGTACAGGGCCTATTTCCACACCCACGAACCAGCGGCAAAGGAACGCAAAACCATGTTGGATCCTGCGCCCCGGCTGATCTTGGATCAGGACCTTGGCTTGTGTTGCCTTGGGAAATCAGCAAAAGATGTGGCTATTGTTCATGATATCTATGAGCACACGATGGAATGCATCCTGCGGGCAGAGAAGCTTGGTGGATGGCAGGCCCTGCCTCCTGACGACCTCTTTGATATGGAGTACTGGGATCTGGAACAGGCCAAATTGGCTAAAGGCGGGGCTCCTCCGCTTTTTACTGGCGAGGTGGTCTTGATCACCGGAGCGGCTTCAGGAATTGGCAAGGCCTGCGTTGATTCATTCCTGCAACGAGGTGCGGCCGTCGTAGGTTTGGATATTGACGAGCGCATTGCGGGTGTTTCCTCTGCTCGTGGATTCCTTGGCATTCAATGTGATCTGACCGATGAGGGCCAGGTGCAGAAGGCCTTAGACCTGGCTGTTTGTCGTTTTGGCGGGTTGGATATGTTGGTATTGAATGCAGGGATGTTTCCTGCCAGCACGACGGTTGCTGAACTGTCCCTGGAGGTATGGCACAAGGTGATGGCGGTGAATCTTGAGGCTAATCTTGTTCTGCTCCGGGAGTGTTATCCGCTGCTGAAATGCGCTCCGGGCAAAGGGCGTGTGGTGGTGGTCGGATCAAAAAATGTACCTGCTCCCGGCCCAGGTGCAGGGGCGTATTCTGCTTCCAAGGCAGCCTTAACCCAGTTGATGCGGGTCGCTGCCCTGGAATGGGGTCGGGATGGAATCCGAATAAATGCCCTGCACCCGAATGCAGTTTTTGATACGGGAATTTGGACGGACGAGGTACTGGAGGCCAGGGCAGGGCATTATGGATTATCTGTACAGCAGTATAAGACCAATAATTTGCTTGGGGTCGAGGTGTTGAGTCGGCAGGTTGCTGAATTGGCATCTGAAATGTGTGGACTCTTGTTCGCTTGCACAACAGCGGCCCAGTTGCCCGTTGACGGTGGAAACGAGCGTGTGGTTTAA
- the bioF gene encoding 8-amino-7-oxononanoate synthase, with amino-acid sequence MDPFTSRLAEQLHILSAQGIRRELLPVQARGTARLHHQERGYLNLASNDYLGLAGNSTLLQGFYAALEQEHLVDRFGLGSGASRLMTGNHEQYSRLEEELARSYHKDKALIFTSGYHINIGLLPALAQKGDLILADKLCHASLIDGMRLSGARMIRYPHLDYERLEQLLKKHRADSTAQKKQTIFLVTESIFSMDGDCADLPPLARLKEKYGAILYVDEAHSVGVRGQQGLGLAEEQGVTDRIDLLVGTFGKAWGGQGAFVVCEKIIYEYLVNTARSLIFTTALPPVNIHWLNFILPIIQKMEKERQQLAELAQQLRYGLQGTGLQTCGESHIVPVLIGDEEKAVAVAEKLRHQGLWVQAIRTPTVPRGTARLRLSLTADMKAEQLAPLPEQITQALAA; translated from the coding sequence GTGGATCCATTCACCAGCCGTTTAGCGGAACAATTACACATCTTGTCCGCCCAGGGGATACGACGGGAGCTCCTTCCTGTTCAAGCAAGGGGTACCGCTCGTCTCCACCATCAAGAGAGGGGGTACCTCAATCTGGCCAGCAACGACTATCTTGGCCTGGCTGGCAACTCAACGCTGTTGCAAGGATTTTATGCCGCTCTTGAACAGGAGCACCTTGTTGATCGGTTCGGCTTGGGTAGCGGGGCCTCCCGTCTCATGACCGGCAATCATGAGCAATACTCCCGACTGGAAGAAGAACTGGCCCGCTCGTACCATAAAGACAAGGCCCTGATCTTCACTTCAGGCTACCATATTAATATAGGCCTACTGCCTGCCCTTGCTCAGAAAGGCGATCTGATCCTTGCCGACAAGCTCTGCCATGCCAGCCTCATTGATGGAATGCGTCTTTCCGGGGCCCGGATGATCCGCTACCCCCACCTTGATTATGAGCGACTGGAACAGTTACTCAAAAAACATCGAGCGGATTCTACCGCTCAAAAAAAGCAGACCATCTTTCTGGTGACCGAGTCCATTTTTTCCATGGACGGTGATTGTGCCGATCTCCCGCCCCTGGCCCGCCTTAAAGAAAAGTACGGGGCGATCCTCTACGTCGACGAGGCGCATTCGGTTGGGGTACGTGGCCAACAGGGCTTGGGTTTAGCTGAAGAACAGGGAGTCACTGACCGGATCGACCTGCTGGTCGGGACCTTTGGCAAGGCCTGGGGTGGCCAAGGGGCCTTTGTGGTCTGCGAAAAAATTATATATGAGTACCTGGTCAATACGGCCCGCTCACTCATCTTTACCACGGCCCTCCCTCCGGTCAACATCCATTGGCTCAACTTTATCCTGCCGATCATCCAAAAGATGGAAAAGGAACGACAGCAGCTTGCTGAGCTAGCCCAACAATTACGTTATGGTCTGCAAGGGACAGGTCTCCAGACCTGCGGCGAAAGCCATATCGTTCCGGTTCTGATTGGCGACGAAGAGAAAGCTGTTGCTGTTGCCGAAAAACTGCGCCACCAAGGGCTCTGGGTACAGGCGATCCGCACCCCGACAGTCCCTCGCGGTACAGCCCGCTTGCGCCTCTCCCTGACCGCAGACATGAAAGCGGAGCAGCTAGCGCCATTGCCGGAACAGATCACTCAGGCCCTTGCAGCATGA
- a CDS encoding alpha/beta fold hydrolase, producing MKFCWLHQQGNRDCLLFFAGWGMCPEPFLDIAPGSVDVLMLYDHRSMDLQEISSFLKDLQGKGDYGRLHLLAWSMGVWAAALLFGNKIPSPPELASAIAIGGTCSPIDDRLGLPAHNFADMAERLSPARMRAFHRSMFADQEEAERFTTSFSRGERSFQGLQHELLTLATAYKAQPEAPNIYTSRIVTGRDQIFPARNQVRAWGRNKCRTLSLPHFPFYQWPSWSAMLQELT from the coding sequence ATGAAGTTCTGCTGGCTCCATCAACAGGGGAACCGGGACTGTCTGCTCTTTTTCGCAGGCTGGGGCATGTGCCCAGAACCCTTTCTGGATATTGCCCCAGGCAGCGTTGACGTGCTCATGCTCTATGATCATCGCAGCATGGACCTCCAAGAGATCTCCAGCTTTCTCAAAGACCTTCAGGGGAAGGGAGATTATGGCAGGTTGCATCTCCTAGCCTGGTCTATGGGGGTTTGGGCGGCAGCCTTGCTGTTTGGCAATAAAATTCCCTCTCCACCTGAGCTTGCTTCGGCGATCGCGATTGGCGGGACCTGCTCCCCCATTGATGACAGGCTTGGTCTCCCTGCGCATAATTTTGCCGACATGGCTGAGCGGCTTTCTCCGGCCCGGATGAGGGCCTTTCATCGTTCCATGTTTGCTGACCAAGAGGAAGCAGAGCGTTTTACGACCTCTTTCTCCAGGGGAGAGCGCTCCTTCCAAGGACTTCAGCACGAGCTGCTCACCCTGGCCACAGCCTACAAAGCGCAGCCAGAGGCACCTAACATCTATACCAGCAGGATTGTTACAGGTCGGGATCAAATCTTTCCGGCCCGCAATCAGGTTCGCGCCTGGGGCCGCAACAAATGCCGTACACTCTCCCTGCCCCATTTTCCTTTTTATCAGTGGCCCAGCTGGTCAGCAATGCTTCAGGAGCTCACCTGA
- the bioC gene encoding malonyl-ACP O-methyltransferase BioC — MQKINKDLVCRQFRRAAASYDRQATIQHRVADRLLALAAQHIPAHPLNVLEIGCCTGLLTSKLLNSNIKVGSLVLNDLMPDFAERLPHNLSVAELSFLPGDIEGLPLPGPFDLIISSSTFHWFDDLEQTLKKLLAALAPGGTLAFSLYGPSNLAEIKELTGVGLDYLSLPEITSILEKHCLLEESHQDKEVFLFPQPRDVLNHLRQTGVNSINHTPWTRQQLRDFCQEYKKRFRIDRSVRLTYHPLYFIARTFHGERERSVSRQALARSGTKKNEQIR, encoded by the coding sequence ATGCAAAAAATCAACAAGGACCTTGTCTGCCGCCAATTTCGCCGGGCCGCAGCCAGTTATGACCGCCAGGCCACGATCCAACATCGGGTGGCTGACCGACTCCTGGCCCTGGCAGCCCAACATATCCCAGCTCACCCGCTCAATGTCCTGGAAATCGGCTGCTGTACCGGCCTGCTGACCAGCAAGTTGCTCAACAGCAACATCAAGGTTGGCAGCCTGGTCCTTAATGACCTTATGCCCGACTTTGCAGAACGACTTCCCCACAACCTTTCTGTTGCTGAGCTCAGCTTTCTCCCTGGTGATATAGAAGGACTCCCCTTGCCCGGCCCCTTTGACCTGATCATTTCCTCTTCCACCTTTCATTGGTTTGATGACCTAGAGCAGACGCTGAAAAAACTCCTTGCTGCCCTTGCTCCTGGCGGGACACTTGCCTTTTCTCTCTACGGCCCGAGCAATCTAGCAGAGATCAAAGAACTTACAGGCGTGGGACTTGATTATCTCTCTCTGCCTGAAATAACATCCATACTGGAGAAACATTGCCTCCTTGAAGAGAGTCACCAGGACAAAGAGGTTTTTCTTTTCCCTCAGCCACGCGATGTCCTCAATCATCTGCGACAGACAGGGGTCAACTCCATCAACCATACCCCCTGGACCAGGCAACAATTGCGCGACTTTTGTCAGGAATACAAAAAAAGATTTCGCATTGATCGGTCAGTGCGTCTCACCTATCATCCCTTGTATTTCATTGCCCGAACTTTTCATGGCGAGAGAGAAAGGTCCGTGAGCCGCCAAGCATTAGCCCGCTCTGGGACAAAGAAAAATGAACAGATCAGATAA
- the smpB gene encoding SsrA-binding protein SmpB yields MKIVCKNKKAFHDYHIDKTMEAGMVLTGPEVKSLRAGRANIKDGYAQLKNGEVFLYNIHISPYAFTSHSATDPLRVRKILLHKREIRKLIGKLNEKGVALIPLKIYFINNGKAKIELGLARGKKLYDKRAALKEKQSKRDVQRSLRQQD; encoded by the coding sequence ATGAAGATTGTCTGCAAAAACAAGAAGGCCTTTCATGATTATCATATCGATAAGACCATGGAAGCAGGCATGGTCTTGACCGGACCAGAGGTCAAGTCGTTGCGAGCAGGCCGGGCCAATATTAAGGATGGCTATGCCCAGCTCAAGAACGGTGAAGTCTTTTTGTACAATATTCATATTTCGCCCTATGCCTTTACCAGCCACTCAGCCACAGACCCACTGCGAGTGCGTAAGATCCTGTTGCACAAGCGGGAAATACGAAAACTGATCGGCAAGCTGAATGAAAAAGGGGTTGCGCTTATTCCGCTCAAGATATATTTTATTAATAATGGAAAGGCCAAGATTGAACTTGGCCTGGCTCGCGGCAAGAAGCTCTACGATAAACGAGCCGCTTTAAAAGAAAAGCAATCAAAGCGTGATGTTCAACGATCATTGCGCCAGCAAGACTAA
- a CDS encoding class I SAM-dependent methyltransferase produces the protein MDFNTVSTFQRLGVPPNVINTVLVIIIVLLLAPYVGGTDFGVFKVPDFPPTIEYLLKWIGPFLLLVFVILFIPAWKTNKVEIGAEKKDQPNAVHSKSKYRLQSTPDIILNELHRQNVNTGGIRIIPGINIHDLKKRIKILNTQLSDERINQLVESARETAFTSKYAAPKEDEKLVSITELKVQGIQEWHIYLEQFLSRLGVPDIKNIDVLDVGIGNAYASQVFLGSCASLTGVDISHEAITYAKNKLPNAVFKIGGAEDLKEIESFSMDLYISLRTYQSTLFDIKESLHEAYRVLAKGGGLVVSIPNMFLKKNDSGKIIGVLYGLIPPGSTAPSVEFAMQISEKIQEYMNLLGFKDVELYKESPFEIFIGARK, from the coding sequence ATGGACTTTAATACAGTAAGCACATTTCAGAGGCTAGGTGTTCCCCCTAATGTAATTAACACGGTTTTGGTAATCATAATCGTTCTTCTTCTCGCACCTTATGTAGGCGGGACCGATTTTGGGGTTTTTAAAGTACCAGATTTTCCGCCAACAATAGAGTATCTGCTCAAGTGGATCGGGCCGTTTCTATTGTTGGTATTTGTAATTCTATTTATACCTGCATGGAAAACTAATAAAGTCGAAATCGGAGCAGAAAAAAAAGATCAGCCAAACGCGGTACATTCGAAGTCTAAGTACAGGCTGCAAAGTACTCCAGATATCATTTTAAATGAGCTCCACAGGCAAAATGTTAACACAGGCGGAATTAGAATTATTCCAGGAATCAATATCCATGACCTTAAAAAGCGCATTAAAATATTAAACACACAGCTATCTGACGAAAGAATAAATCAATTAGTGGAATCTGCACGTGAAACTGCTTTTACATCCAAGTATGCCGCACCTAAAGAAGATGAGAAATTAGTAAGTATTACAGAATTGAAGGTTCAAGGAATTCAGGAATGGCACATTTATTTAGAACAATTTTTGTCCAGACTGGGGGTTCCTGATATCAAGAACATTGATGTGTTAGATGTGGGTATCGGTAACGCCTATGCGTCGCAAGTATTTTTGGGTAGCTGCGCGAGTTTAACTGGCGTAGATATCTCTCATGAGGCGATAACATACGCCAAAAATAAGCTACCTAATGCGGTGTTCAAAATCGGGGGTGCAGAGGATTTAAAAGAAATTGAATCATTTTCGATGGATTTATATATATCACTAAGAACATATCAATCGACACTCTTTGATATCAAAGAATCCCTTCATGAGGCATATAGGGTATTAGCAAAAGGTGGAGGACTAGTAGTTTCCATCCCAAACATGTTTCTTAAAAAAAATGACTCAGGAAAGATCATAGGTGTTTTGTATGGTCTTATACCTCCAGGATCAACCGCACCTAGTGTTGAGTTTGCAATGCAAATTTCGGAAAAGATTCAAGAATACATGAATTTATTAGGCTTCAAAGACGTCGAACTGTACAAGGAATCGCCGTTCGAAATATTCATTGGCGCTAGAAAATAA
- a CDS encoding Fic family protein codes for MLDFTKLDELKQKLDSFRPLPPEIVTNLHEDLVLRWTYHSNAIEGNTLTLKETKVALEGITIGGKSMREHFEAINHREAIFFVEDLVKKNEPLSEWQIKSIHQLILKNIDNKNAGTYRKTNVIISGADHVPPDALHVENDMQHFINWYQIEGTSLHPVERAARVHADFVKIHPFVDGNGRTSRLLMNLELTKSGFPPVVLPVENRLAYYEALDRAHTKNDYEPFLMLIANIAESGFKPYWHALGVTP; via the coding sequence ATGTTAGATTTCACGAAACTCGACGAGCTTAAGCAGAAACTTGATTCCTTCCGGCCTCTGCCACCAGAAATTGTTACTAATCTCCATGAGGATCTGGTGCTTCGCTGGACCTACCACTCCAATGCCATTGAAGGCAATACGCTAACTCTGAAAGAAACCAAGGTCGCTCTGGAAGGGATCACTATTGGTGGGAAAAGCATGCGGGAGCATTTTGAAGCGATCAACCACAGAGAAGCCATTTTTTTCGTTGAAGATCTGGTCAAGAAAAATGAGCCCCTGTCTGAATGGCAGATCAAATCGATCCACCAGTTGATCCTGAAAAATATTGATAACAAAAATGCGGGGACCTATAGGAAAACAAATGTCATTATCTCTGGTGCCGATCATGTACCGCCTGATGCTTTGCATGTAGAAAATGATATGCAACATTTTATCAACTGGTATCAAATTGAGGGGACATCTCTTCATCCGGTAGAACGAGCTGCCCGTGTACATGCTGATTTTGTGAAAATCCATCCCTTTGTAGACGGCAATGGCAGGACATCACGGCTGCTGATGAATCTGGAATTGACGAAAAGTGGCTTTCCACCGGTTGTCCTGCCTGTGGAAAATCGACTGGCGTATTACGAGGCTCTGGATAGAGCCCACACGAAAAACGATTATGAACCGTTTTTGATGCTGATTGCGAATATTGCGGAATCTGGATTCAAACCTTACTGGCATGCATTGGGGGTCACCCCATGA
- a CDS encoding SDR family oxidoreductase → MDIRGKNALVLGASRGVGRAIARKLADAGMRLFLPWFDWPDACREMEAEFAAMEAGHLTLEVDLRNLGSIAKMVARIEAEFGSLDVLVNNIERGGMPVVHGSYRRLVNAEQWQLELETTLHAKWLVFDHCLPLLRQAEQAAVVNISSVAALTGRSGPAGLLFNDGYAAANRGVRSLTETWARLGAPGIRVNELMLGLVDHRHGPGTRGWELLTESEKEQLMNHTLLGRTGQLDEVARAVLFLIRDADFMTGSCLRMDGGFVLGGEQVPDMPEGVVE, encoded by the coding sequence ATGGACATACGAGGAAAAAATGCACTGGTTCTTGGTGCCAGTAGGGGAGTGGGAAGGGCGATAGCCCGAAAACTGGCTGACGCGGGAATGCGCCTCTTTCTTCCCTGGTTTGACTGGCCAGATGCCTGTCGGGAAATGGAGGCCGAGTTTGCTGCTATGGAGGCCGGGCATCTTACTCTGGAGGTGGACCTGCGCAACCTTGGCAGCATAGCGAAGATGGTTGCGCGCATAGAAGCCGAATTTGGTTCGCTTGATGTTCTGGTAAATAATATAGAGCGGGGGGGGATGCCCGTGGTGCATGGCAGCTACCGGCGTCTTGTCAATGCGGAGCAATGGCAGCTGGAACTGGAAACCACCCTGCATGCCAAATGGCTGGTCTTTGACCATTGCCTCCCTTTACTCCGTCAGGCGGAGCAGGCGGCTGTGGTGAATATCTCCTCTGTAGCAGCTCTTACCGGGCGTTCGGGACCAGCAGGACTGCTTTTTAACGACGGCTATGCAGCTGCCAACCGAGGTGTTAGATCGTTGACCGAGACCTGGGCAAGGCTAGGGGCCCCAGGTATTCGGGTGAACGAGCTGATGCTGGGACTGGTGGATCATAGGCACGGACCGGGGACCCGAGGCTGGGAGCTTCTCACAGAGTCTGAAAAGGAACAGCTGATGAATCATACCCTGTTAGGGCGAACGGGTCAGCTCGATGAAGTTGCCCGTGCTGTGCTTTTTCTCATCCGAGATGCCGACTTTATGACCGGATCCTGTCTCCGGATGGATGGTGGCTTTGTGTTGGGTGGAGAACAGGTGCCGGATATGCCGGAGGGGGTGGTGGAGTAA
- the secB gene encoding protein-export chaperone SecB → MTEEKVEQPNIPVFRMQKIYIKDLSFENPNAPQIFLPQAQEPKVDFNLQLGNKKVDDDHYEVSISITAKVLDQKADDTVMFVVELEHAAIFLLKNIPAEHIQRVLAVDCPLMLFPFTRQVASQLAVDGGFMPFLMEPINFVALYEKAQKQQKDS, encoded by the coding sequence ATGACTGAAGAAAAGGTAGAACAGCCGAATATTCCTGTTTTTCGCATGCAGAAAATTTATATAAAGGATCTCTCCTTTGAAAACCCCAATGCTCCACAAATATTTCTTCCTCAAGCTCAAGAGCCTAAGGTTGATTTCAATCTCCAGCTTGGCAATAAAAAGGTTGATGATGACCATTACGAGGTTTCCATCTCAATCACAGCCAAGGTCCTTGATCAAAAAGCTGATGACACGGTTATGTTTGTAGTCGAACTTGAGCATGCTGCTATCTTTCTGCTGAAAAATATTCCAGCAGAGCATATTCAACGTGTTCTGGCGGTCGACTGTCCACTGATGCTCTTTCCCTTCACCCGCCAGGTTGCCTCCCAGCTTGCTGTTGATGGAGGCTTTATGCCCTTCCTTATGGAGCCGATTAACTTTGTCGCTCTGTACGAGAAGGCCCAGAAGCAACAAAAGGATTCTTAA
- a CDS encoding AMIN domain-containing protein encodes MPHFFSTSMQRQGRTFSSCCFVYCTVLLTLLVVSRSAWAAVEETGNEKVLISGLSAAPAGKNLGIVIHCNGKADFIPIELTKPPKIVIDIADAAIKPGAELTLSPESYGVGVASTVIKDVSPELVRVEFTLPKKNHFSTKWSENDLVLTLEGFFTEEQTSNEKKSDLSPATTGAGKQPTEDPSLPEPQEKGVDQKTIDKHLPDMSDVLSSVGGSSANLGESTENSGRKANIGIGDSETISVDFYKIDIHNVFRMLREITGKNIVIAEGVSGTLTLALTDVPWQFALDIILNLKDLAKMERGNTIVIYQKSKEFVWPQQDNAELSVIENEEITKEQKERGVTITGEENIPPEQLEAKKLIANGRAAEKKGDLETALRFYEKALGSWPENAKLANKISATYLAQLNQNAKAVFFAKKALKADKKNSAAALNAAIGYANMEEYRQAQQYFDQSVNTGKPSREALISYAAFSERQKQYDAALRLLEKLEDLYGQDLNSMVAQARIYDSLGDYGAARKEYKAILHAGFRVPPDLKKFILSKTGKN; translated from the coding sequence ATGCCTCATTTTTTTTCGACGAGTATGCAGCGGCAAGGCAGAACATTTAGCTCCTGTTGTTTTGTTTATTGCACGGTGCTTCTCACCCTGCTGGTAGTTAGTCGCTCTGCTTGGGCTGCTGTAGAGGAGACCGGCAATGAAAAGGTGTTAATTAGCGGGTTGAGTGCTGCTCCTGCTGGTAAGAATCTTGGAATTGTTATTCATTGCAATGGAAAAGCGGATTTTATCCCTATTGAACTTACAAAGCCTCCTAAAATAGTTATAGATATTGCTGACGCCGCTATAAAACCCGGTGCTGAGCTCACCCTGTCGCCAGAGTCCTATGGGGTAGGGGTTGCAAGTACGGTAATAAAAGATGTCTCTCCAGAGCTCGTACGCGTTGAATTTACCCTGCCTAAAAAAAACCATTTTAGCACGAAGTGGAGCGAAAACGACCTTGTTCTTACTTTAGAAGGCTTTTTTACGGAGGAGCAGACCAGTAATGAAAAAAAGAGCGACCTTTCTCCAGCGACGACAGGAGCTGGAAAACAGCCCACAGAAGATCCTTCCTTACCCGAGCCACAAGAAAAAGGTGTTGACCAGAAGACCATTGATAAGCATTTGCCGGATATGAGTGATGTCCTGAGCTCTGTTGGTGGTTCCAGTGCAAACCTGGGCGAATCAACAGAGAATTCAGGAAGAAAGGCAAATATTGGTATCGGGGACAGCGAGACGATTAGTGTAGATTTTTATAAAATTGATATCCATAATGTTTTTAGAATGCTCCGGGAGATTACCGGTAAAAATATTGTGATTGCAGAAGGCGTCTCAGGTACTTTAACGCTTGCATTAACGGATGTTCCTTGGCAGTTTGCTCTTGATATTATTTTGAATCTCAAGGATCTCGCAAAGATGGAGAGAGGGAACACTATTGTTATCTATCAGAAAAGTAAAGAGTTTGTCTGGCCTCAGCAAGATAATGCTGAACTATCTGTTATAGAAAATGAGGAAATAACAAAAGAACAAAAAGAGAGAGGAGTGACTATTACGGGTGAAGAAAATATCCCGCCTGAGCAACTTGAAGCAAAGAAGCTGATAGCCAACGGTAGAGCTGCTGAAAAAAAAGGTGATCTTGAGACAGCTCTTCGTTTTTACGAAAAAGCACTTGGTAGTTGGCCTGAAAACGCTAAACTGGCCAATAAAATTTCAGCAACCTATCTTGCTCAACTCAATCAAAACGCAAAGGCTGTTTTTTTTGCTAAAAAAGCCCTGAAAGCAGATAAGAAAAATAGTGCAGCTGCCTTGAATGCCGCCATTGGCTATGCCAATATGGAAGAGTATAGGCAAGCACAGCAGTATTTTGATCAAAGTGTTAATACAGGAAAGCCAAGTAGAGAGGCCTTAATCAGCTATGCAGCCTTCAGTGAGCGACAAAAGCAGTATGACGCTGCCCTGCGTTTATTGGAGAAGTTAGAGGATCTCTACGGACAAGATTTGAATTCGATGGTTGCGCAAGCCCGTATCTATGATTCGTTAGGGGATTACGGAGCTGCTCGCAAAGAGTATAAAGCTATTCTTCATGCCGGGTTCCGGGTACCTCCGGATCTGAAAAAATTTATTCTGAGTAAAACCGGTAAAAATTAA
- a CDS encoding pilus assembly protein PilP — translation MKLIVKRCILSVVTLFVFGVARGVVWAAETDFSNESKQAEEGQNIRDVDKFQYKFEDRPDPFLPFLSQDRGRDELDESPIDEGEGKALTGMQLFEPGQLRLVALLKIGNKNVAMAEDIAGKGYRLDENMLIGRHGIINRITEEQVEITESYKTKTGRVVTKEIIMRLKKEGDK, via the coding sequence ATGAAGCTTATCGTGAAAAGATGTATATTGTCTGTAGTTACGCTATTCGTTTTTGGAGTAGCTCGTGGAGTAGTTTGGGCAGCAGAAACTGATTTTTCGAATGAAAGTAAGCAAGCAGAGGAAGGGCAGAACATTCGAGACGTAGATAAGTTTCAATATAAGTTTGAAGATAGGCCTGATCCCTTTCTTCCCTTTCTTTCCCAAGACCGCGGGAGAGACGAGCTAGACGAGAGTCCGATAGACGAAGGAGAAGGAAAAGCATTAACTGGGATGCAGCTTTTTGAACCAGGACAACTGAGATTGGTTGCCTTGTTGAAAATCGGGAACAAAAATGTTGCAATGGCTGAAGATATTGCTGGAAAAGGATATCGTTTGGATGAAAATATGCTTATTGGTCGGCATGGCATTATCAATAGGATAACAGAAGAACAGGTTGAGATAACAGAAAGTTACAAGACGAAAACTGGTAGGGTTGTAACAAAGGAAATTATAATGCGTCTGAAAAAAGAGGGAGATAAGTAG